A stretch of the Streptosporangium sp. NBC_01755 genome encodes the following:
- a CDS encoding Tn3 family transposase, with the protein MRIEHRDGKDHLALTGLDKLDEPASLTALRADVDARIPAVDLPEALLEVHSWTGCLEHFVHLSHAPSRKDDMTTSIAAVLVAQAMNVGMGPMVSDGDPALSVDRLFWVEQNYIRAATITAANAALVDHHARLGLVAAWGGGELASADGLRFIVPVKTINAGPNTKYFGKGKGAKGVTYYNFTCKHSSPAR; encoded by the coding sequence GTGCGCATCGAGCACCGTGACGGCAAGGACCATCTCGCGCTGACCGGTCTGGACAAACTCGACGAACCCGCCTCTCTTACCGCGCTACGCGCCGACGTCGACGCCCGCATCCCCGCCGTCGACCTGCCCGAGGCGCTGCTGGAGGTGCATTCGTGGACCGGCTGCCTGGAGCACTTCGTCCACCTGTCCCACGCCCCCTCCCGCAAAGACGACATGACCACCTCGATCGCCGCGGTGCTGGTCGCCCAGGCGATGAACGTCGGCATGGGCCCGATGGTCAGCGACGGCGACCCCGCCCTGAGCGTCGACCGGCTGTTTTGGGTCGAGCAGAACTACATCCGCGCCGCCACCATCACCGCCGCCAACGCCGCCCTGGTCGACCACCACGCCCGCCTGGGGCTGGTCGCCGCCTGGGGCGGCGGCGAGCTGGCCTCCGCCGACGGGCTGCGGTTCATCGTCCCGGTCAAAACGATCAACGCCGGGCCCAACACCAAGTACTTCGGCAAGGGCAAAGGCGCCAAAGGCGTCACCTACTACAACTTCACCTGTAAGCATTCATCCCCTGCGCGATGA
- a CDS encoding DUF6444 domain-containing protein has protein sequence MAENARLTERVTALEKENTELRERVTRLERLLSRNSGNSGMSSAGDDLPGKTQPKAKPGRGAKRRPGKQPGAPGATLAWSDDPDDTLDHFPSGMCGCGAALTGAADLGVTARHQQVEVPLMSATTIQHNLHTVACGCGKVHTAARPPGVSSAPNRSGSGTHTTRHSPTHSPPLSLEHTHSSGK, from the coding sequence TTGGCCGAGAACGCCCGGTTGACCGAGCGGGTGACCGCCTTGGAGAAGGAGAACACCGAGCTCCGCGAACGGGTCACGCGACTGGAGCGGCTGCTCTCGCGCAACAGTGGCAATTCCGGGATGTCCTCGGCCGGTGACGATCTGCCCGGCAAGACGCAGCCGAAGGCCAAGCCCGGCCGCGGCGCGAAACGCCGTCCGGGTAAACAACCTGGTGCGCCGGGAGCCACTCTGGCCTGGTCGGATGATCCTGACGACACCCTCGATCATTTCCCGTCCGGGATGTGCGGATGCGGCGCTGCCTTGACCGGCGCGGCCGATCTGGGTGTCACGGCCCGCCATCAGCAGGTCGAGGTACCGCTGATGAGCGCCACCACCATCCAGCACAACCTGCACACGGTGGCCTGCGGCTGCGGCAAGGTCCACACCGCAGCCCGGCCGCCAGGAGTGTCATCCGCGCCGAACCGTTCCGGATCGGGAACCCACACCACACGCCACTCGCCCACGCACTCACCTCCGCTGTCCCTTGAACATACTCATTCTTCAGGGAAGTGA
- the ligA gene encoding NAD-dependent DNA ligase LigA — protein MMTASQFEQACAKRHAHDGSTFANPRSAAAGTLRAQDRPYVCELTFFGYGALPHPDDASEPAVRLRELPHSEVMAWVAGQGVQTPAVTDVGGIVAATLEQVQERVEQIAAKRADLAFGIDGIVIKCDLAADQAEAGFSSRAPRWAIAYKLPATEKITKLIGVEWNTGRTGVIAPRAVLEPVELDGSIVTYATLHNVADITRHGLMLGDSVVVYKAGDVIPRVEAPVVHLRTGDEQPIAIPQVCPSCGDAIDASQERWRCVRGRACRAIASIGYAAGRDQLDIEGLAENRIQQMLDAGLIADFADLFYLTREQVLGLERMGETSTDNLLAAIERAKAQPLSRVFCALGVRGTGRSMSRRIARHFGNMDAIRAADAEAIQAVEGIGPEKAPVVVAELVELADLIDKLVKAGVTMTEPGWTPPAGPDTEARADAEARGTAEGPLAGMSVVVTGAMSGALEALTRNQMNELIERAGGKSSSSVSKKTSLLVAGEKAGSKRAKAESLGVRIVGPEEFAGLVGPEEFAGLVGPFI, from the coding sequence ATGATGACCGCGTCGCAGTTCGAGCAGGCGTGCGCCAAGCGCCACGCGCACGACGGCAGCACGTTCGCCAACCCGCGCAGCGCCGCCGCCGGCACACTGCGCGCACAGGACCGGCCGTACGTGTGCGAGCTGACGTTCTTCGGCTACGGCGCGCTGCCACACCCCGACGACGCCTCCGAGCCGGCCGTGCGGCTGCGCGAGCTGCCGCACAGCGAGGTCATGGCCTGGGTCGCCGGGCAGGGCGTGCAGACTCCCGCCGTCACCGACGTCGGCGGGATCGTCGCCGCCACCCTGGAACAGGTCCAGGAGCGAGTCGAACAGATCGCCGCCAAACGGGCGGATCTGGCCTTCGGCATCGACGGCATCGTGATCAAGTGCGATCTCGCCGCGGACCAGGCAGAGGCCGGTTTCAGCTCGCGTGCGCCCCGGTGGGCGATCGCCTACAAGCTGCCCGCCACCGAAAAGATCACCAAGCTGATCGGTGTCGAGTGGAACACCGGCCGCACCGGCGTCATCGCCCCGCGCGCCGTGCTGGAGCCGGTCGAGCTCGACGGCAGCATCGTCACCTACGCCACGCTGCACAACGTCGCCGACATCACCCGCCACGGTCTGATGCTCGGCGACAGCGTGGTCGTCTACAAGGCCGGAGACGTGATTCCCCGGGTCGAGGCCCCGGTCGTGCACCTGCGCACCGGCGACGAGCAGCCGATCGCGATCCCGCAGGTCTGCCCGTCCTGCGGCGACGCGATCGACGCCTCCCAGGAGCGGTGGCGGTGCGTACGCGGACGTGCCTGCCGGGCGATCGCCTCCATCGGCTACGCCGCCGGCCGCGACCAGCTCGACATCGAGGGCCTGGCCGAAAACCGCATCCAGCAGATGCTGGACGCCGGGCTGATCGCCGACTTCGCCGACCTGTTCTATCTGACCCGCGAGCAGGTGCTGGGCCTGGAACGGATGGGCGAGACCAGCACCGACAACCTGCTGGCCGCCATCGAGCGGGCCAAGGCGCAACCGCTCAGCAGGGTGTTCTGCGCGCTGGGCGTGCGCGGCACCGGCCGTTCCATGAGCCGCCGCATCGCCCGGCACTTCGGCAATATGGACGCCATCCGCGCGGCCGACGCCGAGGCGATCCAGGCGGTGGAGGGCATCGGCCCGGAGAAGGCGCCGGTGGTGGTGGCCGAGCTGGTCGAGCTCGCCGACCTCATCGACAAGCTGGTCAAGGCCGGGGTCACCATGACCGAGCCGGGCTGGACGCCACCTGCCGGTCCTGACACCGAGGCCCGCGCCGACGCGGAGGCGAGGGGCACGGCCGAGGGTCCGCTGGCCGGGATGTCCGTCGTGGTCACCGGCGCGATGAGCGGAGCGCTGGAGGCGCTGACCCGCAACCAGATGAACGAGCTGATCGAACGCGCCGGAGGCAAATCCTCCTCCAGCGTCTCGAAGAAGACCAGCCTGCTGGTGGCCGGGGAGAAGGCGGGCTCCAAACGGGCCAAGGCCGAGAGCCTGGGCGTGCGGATCGTCGGCCCGGAGGAGTTCGCCGGCCTCGTCGGCCCGGAGGAGTTCGCCGGCCTCGTCGGCCCGTTCATTTGA
- a CDS encoding RidA family protein — translation MTDHMKVGIHTDQAPPPRGAYSQAVVVGDLVHTAGFGPVDPVTRTIVGDDVAEQTRQTLRNVAAALEAAGADLQDVVKVTAHLADIDNDWDGFDTAYREFFDEPRPARTTAGSSLGGILVEIDVVAVKGSRRRS, via the coding sequence ATGACAGATCATATGAAGGTGGGTATCCACACCGACCAGGCTCCGCCTCCGCGAGGCGCCTACTCCCAGGCGGTCGTCGTCGGAGATCTCGTCCACACCGCGGGCTTCGGGCCGGTCGACCCGGTGACCCGGACGATCGTCGGCGACGACGTCGCCGAGCAGACCCGCCAGACGCTGCGCAACGTCGCGGCCGCACTGGAGGCGGCGGGCGCGGACCTGCAGGACGTCGTCAAGGTGACCGCGCACCTGGCCGACATCGACAACGACTGGGACGGTTTCGACACGGCCTACCGCGAGTTCTTCGACGAGCCGCGCCCGGCCCGCACGACCGCTGGATCCAGCCTCGGCGGAATCCTCGTGGAGATCGACGTCGTCGCGGTCAAGGGCAGCCGCCGACGGTCCTGA
- a CDS encoding FG-GAP repeat domain-containing protein codes for MTTSIRATAVAAALALAVLTVAPAAHAAPGDDRKRPAPGPTESYHSGKSGKPGKPGKAGKTKKWDVSGIRAKTLAVAPEPATRSGSSRTAATPSPAANDVTGDGRADLVAQLSGTDAGALRVYTGNGATTSNPWETTYTATPPQWEFADTLIVADVTGDNRADVVVRDPSANNGTLYIYPNDGSGSANPWPGRFAAGTGWNIVDRILVGDVTGDGKPDLLARNPTEASGTLYVYPNNGSVTSNPWTQSPIWSGNGWNLAQMMMLDDVTNDGKPEIVARDTTGALLVYPHNGSTTSNFWTSIVYGSTGGWSGADRLSMDDVTGDGRPDVISRDPSGALWIHPWQSATAGSMWSPTTRFAAGTGFEYALDVVTGDVTGDGKLDLVAHVARSGDLWLLPNTKAATGNPWPDRVSAGTDWGFASQVLLADVNGDRLQDVLAVDKRLSNGTLWIYLNNGSTTGLRWTGRYFGGTGWNIFNHLMAGDVTGDGRADLVGRDNAGDMYAYPGNGSSTAFPWTPRAWVGSNWQTATRLALGDVDRDGIADLVDLENDGSLWVFPTGASTDPIVVPGNWTGTRSLGLGYVTGGSGPDLVVGDASGGLSIYANNGATSGNRWSSTPRSGGTGFQSALSLVL; via the coding sequence ATGACGACGTCGATTCGCGCGACCGCGGTCGCCGCGGCCCTCGCCCTCGCGGTCCTCACCGTCGCCCCGGCCGCGCACGCGGCGCCCGGCGACGACCGCAAGCGGCCTGCCCCCGGCCCCACCGAGTCCTACCACTCCGGCAAATCCGGTAAGCCCGGCAAGCCTGGTAAGGCTGGCAAAACCAAGAAGTGGGACGTCAGCGGAATTCGTGCCAAGACTCTGGCCGTGGCCCCCGAGCCGGCCACCCGCTCGGGCTCGTCCCGCACCGCCGCGACCCCGTCGCCGGCCGCGAACGACGTCACCGGCGACGGCCGGGCCGACCTGGTCGCCCAGCTGTCCGGCACCGACGCCGGAGCGCTGCGCGTCTACACCGGCAACGGGGCCACCACCTCCAATCCGTGGGAGACGACCTACACCGCGACGCCGCCGCAGTGGGAGTTCGCCGACACCCTGATCGTCGCCGACGTCACCGGCGACAACCGCGCCGACGTCGTCGTGCGCGACCCTTCGGCGAACAACGGCACGCTGTACATCTACCCCAACGACGGCTCCGGCTCGGCGAACCCGTGGCCCGGTCGTTTCGCCGCCGGCACCGGATGGAACATCGTCGACCGGATCCTCGTCGGCGACGTCACCGGCGACGGCAAACCCGACCTGCTGGCGCGCAACCCCACCGAAGCCAGCGGAACCCTCTACGTTTACCCGAACAACGGCTCGGTCACCTCCAACCCGTGGACCCAGTCTCCGATCTGGTCGGGCAACGGGTGGAACCTCGCCCAGATGATGATGCTCGACGACGTCACCAATGACGGCAAACCCGAAATCGTCGCCCGCGACACCACCGGGGCCCTCCTGGTCTACCCGCACAACGGGTCGACCACGTCGAACTTCTGGACCTCGATCGTGTACGGGAGCACCGGCGGCTGGAGTGGCGCCGACCGGCTGTCCATGGACGACGTCACCGGCGACGGGCGTCCGGACGTGATCTCGCGGGACCCCTCCGGCGCCCTGTGGATTCACCCCTGGCAGAGCGCCACGGCGGGCTCGATGTGGTCGCCGACGACCCGCTTCGCCGCGGGCACCGGCTTCGAGTACGCGCTCGACGTCGTGACCGGCGACGTGACCGGCGACGGCAAGCTCGACCTGGTCGCCCATGTCGCCCGCAGTGGCGATCTGTGGCTCCTGCCGAACACCAAGGCGGCCACCGGCAATCCCTGGCCCGACAGGGTCAGTGCCGGAACCGACTGGGGCTTCGCCTCGCAGGTCCTCCTCGCCGACGTCAACGGCGACCGGCTTCAGGACGTGCTCGCGGTCGACAAACGCCTGTCCAACGGCACCCTGTGGATCTACCTCAACAACGGGTCCACGACCGGCCTGCGCTGGACCGGCCGCTACTTCGGCGGAACCGGCTGGAACATCTTCAACCACCTGATGGCCGGGGACGTCACCGGCGACGGCCGCGCCGACCTCGTCGGACGCGACAACGCCGGCGACATGTACGCCTACCCCGGCAACGGATCCAGCACCGCCTTCCCGTGGACGCCGCGCGCGTGGGTCGGCAGCAACTGGCAGACGGCCACCCGGCTCGCCCTGGGTGACGTGGACCGCGACGGCATCGCCGATCTCGTCGACCTGGAGAACGACGGATCCCTGTGGGTCTTCCCGACCGGCGCGTCAACCGATCCGATCGTGGTGCCGGGCAACTGGACCGGAACGCGGTCGCTCGGCCTCGGCTATGTGACCGGCGGCTCCGGGCCGGACCTGGTGGTCGGCGACGCCTCCGGCGGACTGTCGATCTACGCCAACAACGGCGCCACCTCGGGCAACCGCTGGTCCAGCACCCCCAGATCGGGCGGCACCGGCTTCCAGAGCGCGCTCTCCCTGGTGCTTTAG
- a CDS encoding sugar kinase translates to MPDVLTLGEVMACLRADGQVRLGGTARIGVAGAEANVAIGLTRLGHDVAFVGAVGPDQLGELVRRTLRAEGVGIAAIRTDPAQTGIVVFEQRVAGLTRVDYHRHGSAGARLSVSDVEEAFAAIPAPPRILHITGVTPALGEGPERAVRAAVRLARAAGARVCLDVNHRNRLWSETTARQVLTELAAEADIVIASDDELTLAAAGDDEASRVRTLLAGGVAEVVVKRGPAGATMFTADQTLTLPARPVTAVDVIGAGDAFVAGYLSGLLDGLPPAGRLGRAITTGAFAVAGHGDWEGAPTRAELSMLDLPDGTAVR, encoded by the coding sequence ATGCCTGATGTCCTGACACTCGGTGAGGTCATGGCCTGCCTGCGGGCCGACGGCCAGGTCCGGCTCGGGGGAACCGCCCGCATCGGCGTCGCCGGCGCCGAGGCCAACGTCGCCATCGGCCTGACCCGGCTCGGGCACGACGTCGCGTTCGTCGGCGCCGTCGGACCCGACCAGCTCGGGGAGCTGGTACGGCGCACCCTGCGCGCCGAGGGGGTCGGCATCGCCGCGATCCGGACCGACCCGGCGCAGACCGGCATCGTGGTCTTCGAACAGCGCGTCGCCGGGCTGACGCGGGTGGACTATCACCGGCACGGCTCGGCCGGCGCGAGGCTCTCCGTCTCCGACGTGGAGGAGGCGTTCGCGGCGATCCCGGCCCCACCGCGAATCCTGCACATCACCGGGGTGACCCCGGCCCTCGGTGAGGGCCCGGAGCGGGCCGTGCGCGCCGCGGTGCGCCTGGCCAGGGCCGCCGGTGCGAGAGTCTGCCTGGACGTCAACCACCGCAACCGGCTCTGGTCCGAGACCACGGCCCGCCAGGTGCTGACCGAACTGGCCGCCGAGGCCGACATCGTCATCGCCTCCGACGACGAGCTCACGCTCGCCGCGGCCGGTGACGACGAGGCGAGCAGGGTACGGACGCTGCTCGCCGGGGGAGTGGCCGAGGTCGTCGTCAAGCGCGGGCCGGCCGGTGCCACGATGTTCACCGCCGACCAGACGCTCACCCTTCCGGCCAGGCCCGTCACCGCCGTCGATGTGATCGGCGCCGGTGACGCCTTCGTCGCCGGATACCTCTCCGGGCTGCTGGACGGCCTGCCGCCGGCCGGACGGCTGGGGCGGGCGATCACCACGGGAGCCTTCGCGGTCGCCGGCCACGGCGACTGGGAGGGAGCGCCGACTCGCGCGGAGCTGTCCATGCTCGACCTGCCGGACGGCACAGCGGTCCGGTGA
- a CDS encoding bifunctional 4-hydroxy-2-oxoglutarate aldolase/2-dehydro-3-deoxy-phosphogluconate aldolase, whose amino-acid sequence MSAEHTNPGPAVSGVVAIIRLREGEPDDAIATALLDGGVEVMEVTLPTPGALAAIRRWNTHPDVLVGAGTVRTACDAGAAIAAGARFLVTPTTMPDVLAVAHAAGIPVVCGALTPTEIDLAWWHGAAAVKVFPVSALGGVGYLRAVREPLDDVPLLPTGGVRLEDLVPYARMGCVGVGVGGALVSADLVADRRWGTMTERAAAFAAAWHEGLVRRDA is encoded by the coding sequence ATGAGCGCCGAACACACGAACCCGGGGCCGGCCGTTTCCGGTGTCGTAGCCATCATCCGCCTGCGTGAGGGGGAACCCGACGACGCCATCGCGACCGCCCTGCTGGATGGCGGGGTGGAGGTCATGGAGGTGACCCTGCCCACCCCCGGGGCACTCGCCGCCATCCGCCGCTGGAACACGCACCCCGACGTTCTCGTCGGAGCCGGAACCGTGCGCACCGCCTGCGACGCCGGCGCCGCGATCGCCGCGGGCGCCCGCTTCCTGGTCACCCCCACCACCATGCCGGACGTCCTGGCCGTCGCTCACGCCGCCGGCATACCGGTGGTGTGCGGTGCGCTCACCCCGACCGAGATCGACCTGGCCTGGTGGCACGGCGCCGCCGCGGTCAAGGTCTTCCCCGTCTCCGCCCTCGGTGGCGTCGGCTACCTGCGGGCCGTGCGCGAACCGCTCGACGACGTTCCCCTGCTGCCGACCGGCGGGGTGAGGCTGGAAGACCTCGTCCCCTATGCCCGGATGGGGTGTGTCGGTGTCGGTGTCGGCGGCGCGCTCGTCTCGGCGGACCTCGTTGCGGACCGCCGTTGGGGGACGATGACCGAACGCGCAGCCGCCTTCGCCGCGGCGTGGCACGAAGGGCTGGTACGACGAGATGCCTGA
- a CDS encoding IclR family transcriptional regulator, which yields MSDGGSGAERPASPGVDRTLTVLEQLVTADEDLTLTALAKVTRIPLATCASIVYTLEHRGYATRRVVGRSHFWRPTLRLYSLASQLVRKVDLSQIATAEMRALAEELGMPVHIGVLDGASVVYVAKAATPGFIQFDTYPGKVAPFDLTALGRAIAAHLPADELAVLLPRLAAGQGPRARESDSKAFMELLERVRADGYAIEEEEEQAEISCLAAPFFDAEGRITGAVGVTGFARDFIGDRRDAAAAGVVHLGIVISRRLGCRSGSLPSEFVGS from the coding sequence ATGTCTGATGGTGGCAGTGGGGCGGAGCGTCCGGCGTCTCCGGGTGTGGACCGCACGCTGACCGTTCTTGAGCAGCTGGTGACGGCCGACGAGGACCTCACGCTGACCGCACTGGCCAAGGTGACCCGCATCCCGCTGGCGACCTGCGCGAGCATCGTCTACACCCTGGAGCACCGCGGGTACGCCACCCGCCGGGTGGTCGGGCGCAGTCACTTCTGGCGTCCCACGCTGCGGCTCTACAGTCTGGCCAGCCAGCTGGTGCGCAAGGTCGACCTGTCGCAGATCGCGACCGCCGAGATGCGCGCGCTCGCCGAGGAGCTGGGGATGCCCGTCCACATCGGGGTCCTGGACGGCGCGTCGGTGGTCTACGTGGCCAAGGCCGCGACCCCGGGTTTCATCCAGTTCGACACCTATCCGGGCAAGGTCGCACCCTTCGACCTGACCGCGCTGGGCCGGGCCATCGCGGCCCACCTGCCCGCCGACGAACTCGCCGTCCTGCTGCCACGACTGGCGGCCGGGCAGGGACCGCGGGCCCGGGAGTCCGACTCGAAGGCGTTCATGGAACTGCTGGAGAGGGTGCGCGCCGACGGCTACGCCATCGAGGAGGAAGAGGAACAGGCCGAGATCTCCTGCCTGGCCGCGCCGTTCTTCGACGCCGAGGGCCGGATCACCGGGGCGGTCGGGGTGACCGGTTTCGCCCGTGACTTCATCGGTGACCGGCGCGACGCCGCCGCGGCGGGCGTCGTCCATCTCGGCATCGTGATCTCCCGGCGGCTCGGATGTCGGAGCGGGTCATTGCCATCCGAGTTCGTCGGCTCCTAA
- a CDS encoding creatininase family protein: MSIALRWSETDRDRLRRHLPEAVVIIPVGATEQHGPHLPTSTDTLIAAAVADGAATAAAGRSDRPLIVAPAIDWGASDHHLPYGGTLSLSPETLLAVICDLFRSIAAQGGRRVVLLNGHGGNVGVCHAAAAAGSTRFDLSVAHLDYWRLADTEGEPPVPGHAGEFETSMVLALRPGLVGPRAPRPQAPEVVTVQGVDLHSGAVWRRIDGFTDRPELAQADEGKRRLEDLVGRAADRLVELAGVL; this comes from the coding sequence GTGTCGATAGCTCTGCGATGGTCCGAAACGGATCGTGACCGGCTAAGGCGGCACCTGCCCGAGGCCGTCGTCATCATCCCGGTCGGTGCGACCGAGCAACACGGGCCGCACCTGCCGACCTCGACGGACACCCTCATCGCCGCCGCGGTCGCCGACGGCGCGGCGACGGCGGCGGCCGGTCGTAGCGACAGGCCGTTGATCGTCGCCCCCGCGATCGACTGGGGTGCCTCGGATCACCACCTGCCCTACGGCGGGACGCTCTCCCTGTCACCGGAGACGCTGCTGGCCGTGATCTGCGACCTGTTCCGTTCGATCGCGGCGCAGGGCGGGCGGCGGGTGGTCCTGCTCAACGGGCACGGCGGCAACGTCGGGGTCTGCCACGCCGCGGCCGCCGCGGGCTCGACCCGGTTCGACCTGTCCGTCGCGCACCTGGACTACTGGCGGCTCGCCGACACCGAGGGCGAGCCGCCGGTGCCGGGACACGCCGGGGAGTTCGAGACCTCGATGGTCCTGGCCCTCCGGCCCGGCCTGGTCGGCCCGCGCGCCCCCCGGCCCCAGGCGCCCGAGGTCGTGACCGTCCAGGGAGTGGACCTGCACTCCGGTGCCGTGTGGCGCCGGATCGACGGCTTCACCGACCGGCCCGAACTGGCCCAGGCCGACGAGGGCAAACGGCGGCTGGAAGACCTCGTCGGCCGGGCGGCGGACCGCCTGGTCGAGCTGGCGGGCGTCCTGTGA
- a CDS encoding amidohydrolase family protein, with protein MIDFHTHTPTWRTTSWLGGVTFGADEFVAFMDSAGIDQAVVLSHDGLFDATPEANDDLAAFVGEYPQRLAGFGTVHPRRADAPGEVDRMLNELGLRGLKLHPWLQGFSMHESALDPICDVLAQSGGILLSHDGTPPYSTGGQIAALARRHPSLPVVLGHAGLHDTWRESLALTIETPNLYICICGTPPYAAREILSRAPSHKVLFGTDAGLSDRKSQDYAVARVAEIDGWGITDEQRRAMLVDNPRALLAGR; from the coding sequence GTGATCGACTTCCACACCCACACCCCCACCTGGCGCACCACCAGCTGGCTGGGCGGCGTCACGTTCGGCGCGGACGAGTTCGTCGCCTTCATGGACTCGGCCGGCATCGACCAGGCGGTGGTCCTCAGCCACGACGGCCTCTTCGACGCCACTCCCGAGGCCAACGACGACCTCGCCGCGTTCGTCGGGGAGTACCCGCAGCGACTCGCCGGTTTCGGGACCGTGCACCCGCGTCGCGCGGACGCCCCCGGAGAGGTCGACCGAATGCTCAACGAGCTCGGGCTGCGCGGCCTCAAGCTGCATCCGTGGCTGCAGGGCTTCAGCATGCACGAGTCGGCGCTCGACCCGATCTGTGACGTTCTCGCCCAGAGCGGCGGCATTCTGCTCAGCCATGACGGGACACCGCCCTACTCCACCGGCGGTCAGATCGCGGCTCTGGCCCGGCGGCACCCCTCCCTGCCGGTCGTCCTGGGGCACGCCGGGCTGCACGACACCTGGCGGGAGTCGCTCGCCCTCACCATCGAGACCCCCAACCTCTACATCTGCATCTGCGGCACGCCGCCCTACGCGGCGCGCGAGATCCTCTCCCGGGCGCCCTCCCACAAGGTCCTGTTCGGCACCGACGCCGGGCTGTCGGACCGCAAGAGCCAGGACTACGCGGTGGCCCGGGTGGCCGAGATCGACGGGTGGGGGATCACCGACGAGCAGCGCCGGGCGATGCTGGTCGACAACCCCCGCGCACTGCTGGCGGGGCGGTGA
- a CDS encoding mandelate racemase/muconate lactonizing enzyme family protein — translation MRPTVAAVHTAAISLQVHPDLVVTGARGTHARSDFLLVRVVTSTGVEGYGEVSATPLWSGEDGVSAAHFIREILAPALVGRPLAPVGGLELLMDRLLAGNPFTKAGVSIALWDAFARTLDVPLAVALGGPYRDEVPIKLSLSGDATALDSVFRAATAAGFQAFKVKVGLGVAGDVARVSRARELAGPAAFLGADANGGWTRSQAARAIPALAEQGVSFVEQPVAPADLDGMRQLRDLGLPVIADESVFGLADLAALVRAQAADCVSLYVGKSGGPGRAVEMGRLASSFGIDTLLGSNGELGIGAAAQLHVACALPALSPEFPSDIIGAHYYTEDILAEPLDSDGRRVKLGDSPGLGVRPRADLMRKFQ, via the coding sequence GTGAGACCGACCGTCGCCGCGGTCCACACCGCGGCGATCAGCCTCCAGGTACATCCGGACCTGGTCGTCACCGGCGCCAGGGGAACCCACGCCCGTTCGGACTTCCTGCTGGTCCGCGTGGTGACCAGCACCGGCGTCGAAGGGTACGGCGAGGTCAGCGCGACGCCGCTGTGGAGCGGCGAGGACGGCGTCAGCGCCGCCCATTTCATCCGCGAGATCCTGGCCCCCGCCCTGGTGGGCCGGCCGCTCGCGCCGGTCGGCGGCCTGGAGCTCCTGATGGACCGGCTGCTCGCGGGCAACCCGTTCACCAAGGCGGGCGTGTCCATCGCGCTGTGGGACGCGTTCGCCCGGACCCTCGACGTCCCGCTCGCCGTGGCGCTCGGCGGCCCGTACCGCGACGAGGTCCCGATCAAGCTCTCCCTGTCCGGCGACGCCACGGCGCTGGACTCGGTCTTCCGTGCGGCGACCGCGGCCGGATTCCAGGCGTTCAAGGTCAAGGTCGGGCTCGGCGTCGCCGGTGACGTCGCCCGGGTGTCCCGGGCCCGGGAGCTCGCCGGTCCCGCGGCCTTCCTGGGAGCCGACGCCAACGGAGGGTGGACCCGCAGCCAGGCGGCCCGGGCGATCCCCGCACTGGCCGAACAGGGCGTCTCGTTCGTCGAGCAACCGGTCGCACCGGCCGATCTGGACGGCATGCGGCAGCTGCGAGACCTCGGCCTGCCGGTGATCGCCGACGAGTCGGTCTTCGGCCTGGCCGACCTGGCCGCGCTCGTACGGGCACAGGCCGCCGACTGCGTCAGCCTGTACGTGGGCAAGAGCGGCGGGCCCGGGCGCGCCGTGGAGATGGGGCGGCTCGCCTCGTCCTTCGGAATCGACACGCTCCTGGGCTCCAACGGCGAGCTGGGCATCGGCGCCGCCGCACAGCTCCACGTCGCCTGCGCGTTGCCGGCGTTGTCACCGGAGTTCCCCTCCGACATCATCGGCGCGCACTACTACACCGAGGACATCCTCGCCGAGCCACTGGACAGCGACGGCCGCCGCGTCAAGCTCGGCGACTCACCCGGACTGGGAGTCCGGCCACGAGCGGACCTGATGAGGAAATTCCAATGA